One Hydrogenispora ethanolica genomic region harbors:
- a CDS encoding ABC transporter permease, whose amino-acid sequence MQDSIIVAVLATGIVAGTPLLFASLGELLSERAGVMNLGVEGMMLIGAVTGFAVDVYTQNIWAGILAAMLAGGLMALIHAFLSITLKANQVVSGLALTIFGTGLSAYLGKPLIGVPAPVTFKVVAIPGLSEIPWLGTILFSHDVLVYISYGLVALIWFVLYRTKTGLILRSVGENPAAADAAGINVFRVRYLAVVLGGMLSGAAGAYLSLAYAPSWLENMTAGRGWIALALVIFAMWNPLRALAGAYVFGSIDALGFHMQTLGVVIPSFFLKMLPYLFTFIILIVLTRETKNRRVATPEALGVSYSREDR is encoded by the coding sequence ATGCAAGATTCGATCATTGTAGCAGTTCTGGCGACCGGCATTGTGGCCGGCACTCCGCTGCTCTTCGCGTCTTTAGGCGAGCTTCTGTCGGAGCGGGCCGGCGTAATGAACCTGGGTGTGGAAGGTATGATGCTGATCGGCGCGGTGACCGGCTTTGCGGTGGACGTTTATACCCAAAACATATGGGCGGGAATTCTCGCCGCGATGCTGGCCGGAGGATTGATGGCCTTGATTCACGCCTTTCTCTCCATCACCTTAAAAGCCAACCAGGTCGTGAGCGGCTTGGCCCTCACCATCTTCGGCACCGGCCTCAGCGCTTATTTGGGAAAACCCTTGATTGGCGTCCCCGCGCCGGTAACCTTCAAAGTGGTGGCAATCCCGGGTCTCAGTGAAATCCCCTGGCTGGGAACGATCCTTTTCTCCCATGATGTATTGGTCTATATCAGCTATGGCTTGGTGGCGCTGATCTGGTTCGTTTTGTACCGGACTAAGACCGGGCTCATCCTGAGGTCGGTCGGGGAGAACCCCGCCGCCGCCGACGCGGCCGGGATCAATGTTTTCCGTGTCCGTTACCTGGCGGTGGTTCTCGGCGGAATGCTTTCCGGAGCCGCCGGCGCCTATTTATCATTAGCCTATGCGCCATCTTGGCTGGAGAATATGACCGCCGGACGGGGCTGGATCGCCTTGGCGCTGGTCATCTTCGCGATGTGGAATCCTTTGCGGGCCCTGGCAGGCGCCTATGTCTTCGGCTCCATCGATGCGCTCGGCTTTCACATGCAGACTCTGGGCGTGGTCATTCCGTCGTTTTTCCTGAAAATGCTGCCCTATCTGTTTACCTTCATCATCCTAATCGTCTTGACCCGGGAGACCAAGAACCGCCGGGTCGCTACCCCGGAAGCTTTGGGAGTCTCCTATTCGCGGGAGGATCGCTGA
- a CDS encoding ABC transporter permease, with protein sequence MQVNIMKNWQIEKRGSVSKLMQFVVPLLSLLLGLIFAGIFFMLTGKNPVTVYTLLFQGAFGSTYGLSETVVKAIPLILAALAVSLAFRMQLWNIGAEGQFYMGAFGATWIALSFPQWPAYLLLPAMFVTGFLFGGIWGLIPAIPRAYFKVNETISTLLMNYIAILWVDYLVFGPWKDPHGYNFPNTAPFSPNAILPAFGRTRIHWGLIIGLVIAVIFYIILKYTKWGYEIRVCGESPKAAAYAGMNFVRNILLVMFISGGIAGIAGMTEVSAITQRLQQGVSPGYGFTAIIVAWLARLNPWAIIAVSFLLGGLLVGGFSIQTSGFPAATVSMLQGAILFFVLGGEILGQYRLTRKGKE encoded by the coding sequence ATGCAAGTTAATATCATGAAGAACTGGCAGATCGAAAAGCGGGGCTCGGTTTCCAAACTGATGCAGTTTGTCGTTCCCCTGCTCTCCTTGTTGCTGGGATTGATTTTTGCGGGTATCTTTTTTATGCTGACCGGCAAAAACCCGGTGACCGTCTACACCCTCCTCTTCCAGGGAGCCTTCGGCTCCACTTACGGCTTGTCGGAAACAGTCGTCAAGGCGATTCCGCTGATCCTGGCGGCGTTGGCGGTTTCCCTGGCCTTCCGGATGCAGCTCTGGAATATCGGGGCCGAGGGACAGTTTTACATGGGCGCTTTCGGGGCCACCTGGATCGCGCTGTCATTTCCGCAGTGGCCCGCTTATCTGCTGTTGCCGGCCATGTTCGTTACCGGCTTTTTGTTTGGCGGCATCTGGGGGCTGATCCCGGCGATTCCGCGCGCCTACTTTAAAGTGAACGAGACCATCAGCACCTTGCTGATGAATTATATCGCCATCCTCTGGGTGGATTATCTGGTTTTCGGTCCGTGGAAAGATCCCCACGGCTATAACTTCCCCAATACCGCTCCGTTTTCGCCCAACGCCATTCTGCCGGCCTTCGGCCGGACCCGTATCCATTGGGGCTTGATCATCGGGTTGGTGATTGCGGTCATCTTCTACATCATCCTCAAATACACCAAATGGGGCTATGAGATCCGGGTCTGCGGCGAGAGTCCCAAAGCTGCCGCGTATGCCGGAATGAATTTCGTCCGGAACATCCTGCTGGTGATGTTCATCAGCGGCGGTATTGCCGGAATCGCCGGAATGACCGAGGTTTCCGCCATTACCCAGCGGCTGCAGCAGGGGGTATCTCCGGGCTATGGCTTCACCGCGATTATTGTCGCCTGGTTGGCACGCTTGAACCCCTGGGCCATTATTGCGGTTTCTTTTCTATTGGGTGGCTTGCTGGTGGGCGGATTCAGCATTCAAACTTCCGGTTTTCCGGCGGCAACGGTCTCGATGTTACAAGGAGCCATACTATTCTTTGTATTGGGCGGCGAGATTTTGGGCCAGTACCGCCTGACGCGGAAAGGGAAGGAATGA